Proteins encoded together in one Undibacterium sp. CCC3.4 window:
- a CDS encoding ATP-binding cassette domain-containing protein, translating to MTDYTGAVSPQARRIAALRDELDEGADASVRAAPGMRINTRALQKSYRARKVLKSLDLHINPGEFVAVVGRSGCGKSTLLRLLAGLEKADSGQLSLTASGAATTRVMFQDARLLPWKTVQENVLLGLAAEQPDRAAQSILATVGLAEHANDWPATLSGGQRQRVALARALMHQPSLLLLDEPLGALDALTRIEMQGLIEQLWQQHQWTAVLVTHDVQEAIMLADRVILIEDGRVALDLRIDLARPRRRTDVGFGALEEQVLSRVLQTGQQTGQARYA from the coding sequence ATGACTGATTATACTGGCGCAGTGTCGCCACAAGCGCGCCGCATCGCCGCGCTCAGAGATGAACTCGATGAGGGTGCCGATGCCAGCGTCAGGGCGGCACCTGGCATGCGCATCAATACGCGCGCGCTGCAAAAATCTTATCGCGCCCGCAAAGTCTTGAAAAGCCTCGATCTGCATATCAATCCGGGCGAATTTGTCGCCGTGGTGGGTCGCAGTGGTTGTGGTAAAAGCACCTTGCTGCGCTTGCTGGCCGGTTTGGAAAAAGCCGACAGCGGCCAGTTGAGCCTGACTGCCAGCGGTGCGGCCACCACGCGCGTGATGTTTCAAGATGCGCGTTTGCTGCCATGGAAAACCGTACAAGAAAATGTCTTGCTCGGCCTCGCTGCCGAGCAGCCGGATCGTGCTGCCCAAAGTATTCTCGCCACCGTCGGGCTGGCTGAACATGCCAACGATTGGCCGGCCACGCTCTCGGGTGGTCAGCGGCAACGGGTGGCGCTGGCGCGCGCGCTCATGCACCAACCGTCCCTGCTCTTGCTGGATGAGCCGCTGGGTGCACTCGATGCCTTGACCCGCATTGAAATGCAAGGCTTGATCGAACAACTGTGGCAACAGCATCAATGGACTGCGGTCTTGGTCACGCATGACGTGCAGGAAGCGATCATGCTGGCCGACCGCGTCATCTTGATCGAAGATGGCCGCGTCGCGCTGGATTTACGCATCGACCTGGCACGCCCACGGCGGCGCACCGACGTCGGCTTTGGCGCACTCGAAGAACAGGTCCTGTCACGGGTGCTGCAAACGGGGCAACAAACTGGACAAGCACGCTATGCCTGA